The Deinococcus aquaticus genomic interval CAGTGCGGTCAGCCGGGCAAGGTCAGTAAGCGGGGGCTGGAGTTCACGGCGACCTGCGCGGGTGGGCATTCCTGGGCGTACTGGACGAACCCGGCCTGAGCGGGGGGTAGGAAGCGGGGCCTGACTGCGCCCCGCTTCTTGCCCCCCGCGCCTTGCTCAGAAGCTGTCGCTGCCGCCCACGCGGACGCCCTGGTAGTAGGCGTAGGCGGCGCTGTAGCAGGCGGGTTGCTTGTACCAGCTCTTGGCGTTGCAGATGGCTTTCATGTTGGTGTGGAAGGCCTCGTCGCTGGTCAGGCGGTTCGCGTCGGTGCGCTGGTAGACCTTGAGGTTGCGGTACGCGAAGTCGTGCACGTTGCACGCCGGGCGGAAGTCCTCGCGGTAGCCCAGGCCCAGGCCGTCGGGGGCGCTGCATCCGTCGCGCGTCCAGTCCAGGCCGGCGTAGGGGAGACTGGTGCCGTTGTACGCGGCGTACTGGGTGTTGTAGTTGCCCACGGTGCCCCAGCCGGTGCGTTTCACGTAGGCTAGGCGGTCGCTGGTCAGGTCCAGGCCGCTGATGCTGGGTGCGGCGGGCAGGGTCAGGACGCGGGGCGTTTCGCCGTACGCTTCGCGCAGCGTGGCGAGGAGTCCGGGGTCGTTGCCGTAGCGGGCGAGGATCGCCTGACTGCCGGCGTCCTGCAGTTCGGGGCGGGAGGCGTAATCGCTGGCGATCAGCGCGCCGGTGGGTGCGGCCGTCTGGGAGCAAGCGGCGAGGGTCAGGGAGAGCAGGGCGGCGGCGGGCAACATGAATGAACGCATGGCGACTCCTGTGGGCAGGTGGGGTGTGGGGGGCGGGTCTGGGTTGTGGATCGCCTTTCAGTGTACGCCGGCCTGTCAGGGGGATGCCAGGGCGGGCCGGGTATCATGGGTGGTAATGACGGTTCCTCCTGTGTCTGCTCCTGCCGCCCTGCCCGATACGACCC includes:
- a CDS encoding phospholipase A2, with protein sequence MRSFMLPAAALLSLTLAACSQTAAPTGALIASDYASRPELQDAGSQAILARYGNDPGLLATLREAYGETPRVLTLPAAPSISGLDLTSDRLAYVKRTGWGTVGNYNTQYAAYNGTSLPYAGLDWTRDGCSAPDGLGLGYREDFRPACNVHDFAYRNLKVYQRTDANRLTSDEAFHTNMKAICNAKSWYKQPACYSAAYAYYQGVRVGGSDSF